TCGAAGGAGACGGGATTCTGCGGTGATCTGGAGGAGTTTAGCAGGATTTTTGCGGATATCTTCGAGCCCATTCCACGGATGATTGAGTTGCACCGTTCACTAAGAACGAAAGGCATTCCCACGTTTATATTCTCGAATACAAACGAGATTGCTGTGGCTCACATTCGGAAGAGTTACCCGTTTTTCGCCAATTTCGACGGCTACATTCTCTCTTACCAGCATGGCGTCATGAAACCGCAGGCAGGGTTATATGAAGTCGTGGAGCGGGAAACGAAGCGTCGTAATTCGGAGATTCTTTATTTGGATGACCGTGCGGAAAACGTCACGGCGGGTGCTGCGCGGGGCTGGCAGGTAGTGCTCCAGGAATCTCCCGAGAAAACCTGGGACGCATTGAGAACCATTGGGTTGGTCAACTAGGCATTAGCGAGACTCAGGATTGAGGATTGCTTTTGTCGGGACCAAAAAGATTCTGCAACGGATAATCCGGGTCGCCAATGGAGAGCAATCGGTCAGACATATCATTCAGAGCGCGACGTGTGGTTTGGAATCGCTCCGACAAAGTCATCAGCACACTTTCCATATGATAACGCTGAGCAAGTCGATGTTCACCCGCAATGCGGTAATGCGTCCGGCCGAGTTGGTCGTAATACTTCAAGTCGGGAAAACCACGCACTTCAGCGCGGAAACGAATCCGGTCTGGGAAAACACCCGAAAGGAACAATGAATAATTCCCAATGTGCATGCGGATGAGGAAACTTGTTCTGTCATCCGCCGTCTGCAAGGCGGAAATCATTTCGAAGAAATAATCCAAGGGATTCAACTGGCCAGGCAGAATGCACTGGGAACTGCGAGCCTCAGAAAAAGCGGACAGCAGTTCGGCAACGTAATCGGCCACCTGACGATCGTTGATATCTGAGCGTTTAAAAACATGGCGCACCAGGACATAGAAATAAAGGCGGGAGGATATGCGCAAACAACCACGTCGTTCCAACAACGAATGGA
This genomic stretch from Pedosphaera parvula Ellin514 harbors:
- a CDS encoding HAD family hydrolase, which translates into the protein MNLPEVVVFDLGKVLVDFDYGIVARKLAARGTISAAEVQKFIDHSPLLFRYETGLMTKQEFFQSVSKETGFCGDLEEFSRIFADIFEPIPRMIELHRSLRTKGIPTFIFSNTNEIAVAHIRKSYPFFANFDGYILSYQHGVMKPQAGLYEVVERETKRRNSEILYLDDRAENVTAGAARGWQVVLQESPEKTWDALRTIGLVN